The DNA segment TTTATGCGGCTATTATTTTTCCCTTAATAATGATGCGGGATGCATATCTGACCAGGCAGAGCTTTAAGGGCGGGATAGAATTCAGCCGATTCTCCGGCATTAGCAAGTATTTGCTGGCAAATTCTCAGCCAGGACAAATTGTAATGCAGACTGACTGGGATGATTGGCCGATGTTATTTTATTATAATGATAAGGATTATTATATTGTTGGTCTGGATCCGACTTTTATGTATAATTATGATCCGGTGTTATATAATTTATTCGCAGATATAACTACAACAAAAAAAGCAGATGATTTGTATCAGATAGTTAAAAATACTTTTAAAGCCAGCTATTTTATAGTGGATAAAGATCGCTTTTGGCTAGTTCAAAATTTGCAAAATGATGGTAATTTTACCAAAGTCTATGAAGATAATGACGGTTCAATATATAAATTGAAGTAAAGTTTATGTTTAAGGGTTATACTAAGCGAGAAAATTTAATTGTGCTAGTAATAATTGGCACTGCGCTTTTGCTCTCCAGCCTGCCTTATGCGGTGGGTTTTTTTTGGGGCGGGCAAAATCATTTTCTCGGCGGCAGCCATATGAATTTAGGTGATGTGAGCGTTTACCGCTCATATATTGAGCAGGCAAAAGAAGGCAAAATATTGGTCTTGAATTTATTTACTTCAGAAACACAAACTGCCATGTATTTTACTCCGCTGTGGCTGGTGCTGGGGCTCTTGGCCAGACTTTTTAGCCTAAATAGCCTTTTAATTTTTCATTTAGCCAGGTTTTTAGCCGGATTTTTATTTTTATACTTTATTTTTTATTATTTTCTGGATTTATTTTTTAAAAAATATTGGGATAAAATCATTGCCTTACTTTTAATTTGTTTCTCCTCGGGCTTGGGTTTGTTTTTTAAGCCTCAGACAAAAAGTATAATTTTTGACGCCAAATATATCTGGCAAAATTTTTCAGTTGACTTGATTATGCCAGAATCAAACACTTTCTTAACTCTGGCCCATTCAGCTCTCTTTGTGATTTCTCAACTTTTAATTCTTCTCACATTTTATTGGCTTATAAAAGCCAATACGCAAAAGAAAACTTTATTTTTTCTTTTTGGTGTCAGTTTTATTCTGGGACTTATTCATACTTATGATATTTTAATTGTTTTGGGGGTCTCTCTTGCTTATTTGATTACTGGATTTATTTTTAGAAAACAAAGCTTAATTTTTAATTTTAAAAATTATATCCTAAAAATTTTTATAATTGGTTTGGGCTATGCCCCGGCCTTTTATTATTTTTATTTTATAGTAAGAAGAGAGCCGGCTTTGTGGGGCTGGATAAGCCAAAACATTACAGACTCGCCTTCTTTTAAGATGTATTTAATTGCCTATGGCTTTTTAATTTTTTTTAGTATTTTCAGCCTGCGCTTATTAAAAAAGCAAAACAACAAAAATGTCTATTTTTTAATAGTCTGGGTTTTGACCTTGTTTGTTTTAGCATATTTGCCGCTTTCTTTTCAGAGGAGATTGATTAGCACCGAACACATTGCCCTGGCGATTCTGGCAACTTATAGTTTAAGCTGGCTGGTTGCTGAAATTTTAAAAATATATAAAAAAAGATGGCAAAATATATTAACTGTAATTTTATTGTTTGTGTTTATGAGCCTGGCAAATCTGTCTTTTGTTGTTACGGTTATATATGATTATATTAAACTGCCGCAGATTTTTTATTTGCCTGATAGTTTTTACCAGGCTGCGGTCTGGCTTAAAACAAAGAGCTTAAGCAATGAAGCTGTCTTAGCCAGCGCGCAAAATGGCATGATTTTACCGCCTTTTATCAACAGACCTGTTTTTTTAGGCAGCGGGCATCAGACCTTGGATTTTCAACATAAAAGAGAACTTTTAGATAAGTGGTTTTTTCAGGATAATAATCAGGCAGACGCCAAAAAACAATTTTTGCAAAATTATAATATTAAATATATATTTTATACAGCCAGGGAAAAGTTATTGGGTAATTATGATCTTGATAAAGCCGATTATTTGCAGCAAGTTTACGCTAATAAAGAGGTTAAAATTTACAAATTAATTGATTGAGATGAAAAAATTGTTAATTGTAATCCCGGCTTATAATGAGGCTAAAATAATTAAAGCAAATTTAGAAAAATTAGCAGATTATGCCCAGGCAAATTTGCAGGCTTATGATTATAAAATAGTTGTCTCTGATAATAATTCAACTGATTTAACAGGGCGGATTGTGAAAGATTTGCTGCCTTCAATAAATCATTTAGAATATTTGTTTGTGCCGCAAAAAGGCAAGGGCGTGGCAGTTTTAACTGCCTGGCAAAAATACCAAAATGATTATGATTTTTTTGCTTTTATGGATGCTGATTTGGCCACTGATTTGAGAGCATTTTTACCGCTTGTCACTGCCCTGGAGCAGGGCTATGACCTGGCGATTGGTTCAAGGTATTTAAAAGAATCTGAAGTCAGGCGTTCTTTATTTAGAAAAATTATGTCTTATGCTTATCGCTTATTTATAAAAATATTTTTAAATACCGAAATAAATGATTTTCCAACTGGCTTTAAAGCAGTGAGCCAGAAAGTCGTAAAACAAATAATTCCTTTGGTAAAAAACACAACTTGGTTTTTTGATAGTGAAATTATTTATCAGTCAGAAAAAAGAGGCTTGAAAATTAAAGAAATCCCGGTCAAGTGGGTTGAACCAAGAGGCAAGGGCGATAAAAGCAGGGTTAATCCTCTAAAAGTTTCCTTGCTATATTTAAAGGAAATTATTAAGTTAAGATTTTTTAAAGGCAGGTAGTTTTTTCGGGGATTTACTGGATTTTTTGCATGGTTAATTTAGCTCAAACTGGCCGATAATTTCTTTTTTATCCCAGACAACCTGATTACTGTTGAGGCCGTCTAATTCCAAGCCGCCAGATAAATTTAAGATCTGGGCGGTTTTTATTTTTGGCAGATTATAAAAGTTCAGCTGGATAATCTGACCTATTTGCCATTCGCTGGTCGGGTAAAGCCCGTAGCCCAGAGGATAAAGTTCCTTATCAAGCT comes from the Patescibacteria group bacterium genome and includes:
- a CDS encoding glycosyltransferase; its protein translation is MKKLLIVIPAYNEAKIIKANLEKLADYAQANLQAYDYKIVVSDNNSTDLTGRIVKDLLPSINHLEYLFVPQKGKGVAVLTAWQKYQNDYDFFAFMDADLATDLRAFLPLVTALEQGYDLAIGSRYLKESEVRRSLFRKIMSYAYRLFIKIFLNTEINDFPTGFKAVSQKVVKQIIPLVKNTTWFFDSEIIYQSEKRGLKIKEIPVKWVEPRGKGDKSRVNPLKVSLLYLKEIIKLRFFKGR